AAACCACTATCGGGCAAATGGGCCGATATGTTTTCAATGTAATATAAAGAAGTGGGTCTGCCTCCCAGACTTTGTGTTTTGTCGGACGTGGTTTGGACATTTGCTGCTGTCACCAGTCTTGTCCTTTTCATCTTCACACTACACATTTCCATTTATACCAATATGGAATTATATCGTCATTATCTTaatggttttgggtttttctataccaatatatatatataaaagaaattgttcggtttggattttattttataaaattttagtctttaaaattataaaaataatacatcatttccaaatatatatatcaaattgttGTTACAAGAGAAAAGCATTAAGACATTTTATGGATCAAATGGGTCCATATTTATTTGTCTCTGTCTCATGAGTAAGGTCATCTAACATTGCATGTTTACAGTTAAAACAAGTAAGATTTGATGGGTGAAAGAAGTAGGTACTTGAATGAAGACTCTACGAAGGGATTGGGTTAGGAATGGCGGGATGCGATGGTTCATGGGGTGGTAGTTTGTTTTGAATTCATAAGCATGCGGTTGGGTTAGTAGGTGACTAGATCGTGGTATCGTAACATGTTGATGTTCTGAAACTACGTGATGATAATGCAAAGCAATAGTGATCCTACACATCTCACCATTTTCTTTCATTGCCTAGCTTCTTGTTTTAAGTGTTGGGTTCCAAAGAAAAAACACATCACCTTTCTGCAATGGTGGATGGCCTTTTTAGAGTTCAACCCATTGGGCCCATCATTTCCTTTTCTAATTACATATTTCATATGGTCAAGAAGCAAAtctctaattaattttaattatatataaatatttaaatttgataaatttacaattaGAGTCCAATTAATTTGAGAATATGAAATGTCCCAtcaaaatttgaaactttataattattattattattttaaattaaatactattaaaatatacaaattttaaaataaattataaataattagtaTCTAACAAATTCAAGTTTATAATATTAAGTTTAAATCCTCAATTAAACTTATGTTCAAAAGATAGGTTTGATTAGttgtaattaatattattttctttcacaattatttttttcaattagtgGCAGTTTTATAATCTTATTAAAAGAagagtttaataataaaataatatattagaaaACATGTAAAAGTACAAGATAAATATGTAAAAGTACAAGATAAATTACATTTATTTGTGATattattgataaattttgtaaaaaaaaattataaaataacacaACAAGATACACAAGCAACCTATGATACATAGAGCACGAGTACTATAACAATTTTTGTTACCCGTGTTCTATGTAtcaattttttgaagaaattcattaaaatttggTACGTGCCCACATTACATCaaataaatatgtgtatattAATGAACCTGTGATATATATTGCacattacatttttataatattagtttttgtttaaaattgttaattaattTCTTTGACAAATTGATACATAAAGCATGGataattatctttaaaatatAAGATACACCGTACCCGTGCTCTCTGTACCCTTTAAGTTATATTTTGTATAGTGTAAGcgcaatatatataatttagataatcacaaaaaatataaaatgatttaaatttatttataatatatatcaaccataaaattaaatttatacaaaattataaaataattttaatatattttaattgatacatacaaccaaatctgTGCACTGCCGGAAAAGAAAACTACTTATATATACAAAGAATATTACAATTTTGTAATGCAATATTGTGGTGTGTAATTTATGACATAATTATAGATTTAGCTCTTAATGTTTAcatcttttattaatttgatttttattcttttctagctaaatttaaccctcaacatctTAATAAGAGTCGAATTTGACcatcaactttttaaaaaaaaagttaaattgatttttttcgactaaaatattgactaaaacgtgaaatttttaaaagttcaTATTCTTCAGTCATTGATAAATAATTTACTGGACAATACTCAACGCACTTAccacaaaatatacaaattacAAAATCGATACTGTAATTAAGCAATCGTTTTTTTCGAATATCCGTTTCAAATTTCCAATAAACAATGGGTAGATCTACAGGGCATATTTATTTGGAATCTGAAATGTTCAAATTCTGGGTACGGCAAATGTTGATAAAATCTGAGAAATTAATCGTAGGAACattaattaatttcatgttagaaTGGAAATTTGATGCATGTACTGTGTTTGCAACATAATTATACACAAATACAACTTACGACTCATGCCTCTCTATGATTTTCGTTGTAATTCTCTTCTCAATTTACTCTACTCGTATGTTAAGAGAAGATCAAAACTTGACTACTTGATGAGAAAAAGAAGCTACTTAAACCTATAGGTTGCCTTGCTATTCTCTCATTGGTTTGAGAGAGGCTATGTAACATGTGTTTGAAAAGGGGATTGTGAATAAGAATTACGAGGATAAGAATCAAATTAAGAGACAACATGATGccattaattatataaaagttaTAGTTCACATTTAGTTAGGGATATATAGCCAAGATTAATTACACAGTGCCAAAAGCTTCCCCCTCAATGCCTCAATATCTGATTCCCTTAATTGGTAAGTTGTTTTGGGTTCCACCTGCACAATCCAATTAGATGAAAGAAGCCACTTAAACTGCTTGATTTCATGTACAATTATCACTATAACAAATTCACtcttagaaatatatatatatatgcacctGAAGGTGAATATTGTAGAAGATCATGCCAGCTCCAAATGACTCAAAAGAAGTAGCATTCAAAAGGATTAATCCTTGTTGCTCCTCCAAGATATGCAAAAACTCAGATAACTGAATCTTCTGAACTCGGTCCTTTCGCAACGTTATCTGAATCACAACTTCACTATCACTACTTAGCCGATTTATAGAAACCGTAGCACTGCTTGAACATCTTCCATCCCTACAACGTTTAATACCACCCTGCTGAAAAATCCTCAACAAAAGCTCTTCTTTTTTATGAACCAATCTCTCCACTTGTTCCTGCAACTCTGGTATATATTTCACTGCTTCTGAAACCGTCGCTGGAATTCTCACCTTTTTCTGCAACAACAAATTGATGAGTTGCATATTCATATTTATGACATGCATGTATATGTCTTCAAATAAGAAATTAGTTATGTACCATTTGATCTGCAAGTGGAAGCAATGATCGAAGAGATGAAAACAAGCTGTTAACCTTCTTCCGCCGGTGGCGCTCGCTAGCATTGTGGTTAAGCTTCTTAACCACGCAGGGATCGAAGCTGGCTTGAGGGACCGAGTCTAGGGTTTCATTGTTTTCATAGATATAGTTAAGTTGATGGCCAATGGGATTAAGCAAAGGCCAGTTAGGTGTTGGGAATGGGGCTAATGCACACATATTAAACTGCTTTAACTTCTTGCAACTTTTCTTTAATAAACTGAAAGGATCATTGACTGATGGATATATACAAACTACAACACTTATcaaatattctccctttgttTAATATATACATGGAGTTGGTGCCTcttttaaaaaacttaatattttattaaaacattataaaaataaaggagAAACAGAATGTGGGCAATTTGCCATGCATGAGGATTGCACGAGCCAGGAGTAGGATTGCCGCTGAAAGACATGCGTAAGATCTCGCAGGTCACGTGAAGGACATGTTCCTCACCACCCACACTCCATGTTATATACAAAGGTTTTCCTTGAAAAACTTGCAAGTTGATCCAAGTACTAATAGGATGAAGCTCGTGCAATAAATCAGGCCTTGTAGAGGAACTGTAATCGAGTTGCAATTATGGAATCTTTATGCATCAAAGCAATGTTCCTAAAAGTCTCATCCTTGTGGTATATGTTAAGCCTTTTCGCATCGGATACATGCAACTGATTCGAGGTAAGTTGGATACTTGTTTGAGAAACAAGTTCATCAAACATGACTCGTTATAACAACTTCACTCAATAGAATCACTTAAGTGTCATTTGATAAGTTTTCACATGGCCACTatgcaaattagtcctttaacTTTATATCGGGTCAGCTTATATCTACTTTGATTCATTAGGAGACAATTTGCAACGATGAATATTTAAGGTAGAATGTTTTGCTAGGCACCTAATAGGTCATAGACGATAGGATGAATTATGAAGTTAAACTAAGTAAGAATTGATTGGAGGgaagtgtcgaaaccatttttttttgaaaagggtcgacttttatttaaaaacaaaaatgggagtcgtcaccaatctttttttatttaggtgtgatcggatcacctcataatttaatcattttcataaaagtttaaatttactaaaacgataatttttggtttaCGAAATctagaaaacgagttcgggagtcgattacgcacgaggaaggattagcaccctcgatacgcccaaaattggtacctagttgattactcaATGTCTTAATATCGaatattgaaaatttggaaagaatTAAATATAcgatctttttttattaaaaaaaacttgaataaattgaaacgaTTGCCAAAGACCCTCTcgtctcgagataacaaaatatCACATCCCGTAAATTAGGACACGATACTTTGAACCCTCAAGAATAAGCTTGCCttcaatttttatttgaaattcatgtattttaattttaaaaggatattcggttctTTAGATTCGacaagaaaaatcgaaaccccgtaagttggGGTATGATTTCTCGAATCTCCAAAATAcagaacattgcctttattttttaagattttccCTTTTTTACAAGCTTGGATAAAAATTAACGAAATATTTAAAAACGATATATATACTTAGTTTATTTGAGTATGGCTAAAACATGAATTCGTATTTAACAAATGATAATACAACGTGACTTTGTGGTAATAATGGCACAACATGCTTGATAATAAATATAAGATAGCAATCATGAGTCATGGTATAAATATGCATAATAATAAATACGATGATATAAATGGCGATGATAAGAGTAAAAACAACAACGAGATAAACAAATAAAGAAGACAATCtaattagaaataataaaataagcaaTACATGAACTAATAAAAGgttttaaataaaacttaaaagcaagcaaatgaataaaaaaaataaataaaagaaggaattaaaataaaacaaataaaagaaggtaataataataataataataataatttaaacttCGAAACATATAAAAAGTGTAtgtataaagaaataaataaaataaacaataatgagagtaataataataaaagcatattagaaaaataataataagagaagaaacaaaaagataaaaaatgctaaatattaaattaattaatttaataacacGATAATATTAACAAGGAATGgctaaattgaaatcaaaatgagATTTTGGGCAAAAATCGGGAATGGAAATAAGGTAAATGACCGATTTACAATGTGCAAAAAACAAGGAAGGACCAAGTGGGAAATAATCCCCATCCTTCAAAACGCACCGTTTCAAACGGATCACATTGAAACTGGAATGAAACTTTATGGccgaaataaaaacaaaacaaaagatccTATTGAACCCATCCTCAAAAGCGGGAGGACTAAGGGAGCAAATAGACCCttagtccaaaaacacgcggatcctaaacggtcatgggtcgggtcgggtcagaTCTAtccaaaatgacgccgtttcaaCGTCTGAATACCAGGCCTAAAACGACGTCATATTAATCctagtataaataataagaaacagaaaaaaaatcatttgaatggcccctttaaaaaaaattctttcttcctctcttttctcCTGGGTAACCCAAAATCCAGCCAGGCTTCAGTGAGTCTTTGCCATGGTGCCACCGTGGCTTCGTCGTAACTCCGCCGTGGTGGAAGAAAACTCCAAAACCTATTTTGAGCCATCTTTTCACGTAGAAACAGATTCAAAATCGAAAGATTTCAAATCGAACCCCAAAgctctaaaaaaaaaagaaaaacttttcGACACATTTGCTTCAAAGTCTCAAAACTCTTCTGGCACTGATCATCCTAGATAAAAGGAACATTCTTCTGTAGTAGTTTAGTCATCGGCAATGCTATCTTCGAGAAGCCATTTACAAATCTCCTGTAGTACCTAAGCTAAATCGAGAAAACTACGCACCTCCGATACATTCTTTGGCGCCTTCCACTGAACAATTATTTTGATCTtcttcggatcaactctaatcccgTCGGTAGATACCACGTGTCCTAAAAATACCACTTCTGACAACCAGAATTCAAATTTACTTAATTTCCCATACAACCGTTTGTCCCGTAGAATTTGTAGAACTTTTCAAAGATGCTGATCATGTTCTGCCTCTGTCTTCGAATataccaatatatcatcaataaagaccACCACAAACTAATCTAGGTACGGCTGGAAaatgcgattcatcaaatccatgaatgtagctggagcatttgtcaatccaaatggcattaccaaaaattcataatggccataacgAGTACGGAaggcagttttaggcacatcactttctttcacctacaactgataatacccggatctcaaatcaatcttagaaaatactgaagctccctttagctgatcaaataagtcatctatACGAGGCAAGGAATAGCGGTTCTTGattgtcattttgttcaacagtcgataatcaatgcataaccgtatagaaccatctttctttttaacaaacagcACTGGAGCTCCCCAGGGTGAAATACTCGGTCAGATGAAGCCTCGATCTAGTaaatcttgcaactgtactttcaactctttcaattcagtaggcGACATTCGGTACAGAGGTATAGAAATTGGTGCTGTACCTGGATACacctcaatagcaaattcaacctcacTATCAGGTGGTAAGCGCAGTAGTtcttgtaatggcctaaattcaaagttatcggaatagtggtttcgtaaccacaaatccgatttaaagagaaatttatttcaatatttttgcatgaaaattgatatgataggaaaatcgtatgaaaatattgatagaaaaaaaatttaccgatttagtggttagttagaaaaagaaattattgaagaaattattgaagaaattgggtaaaaacaaggtatcgggcCCTCTATCTCGTAAagccgagtcgaaaataattttataaatatttatgaaatgttagtaatgtggtattaaaatttcattaggaaattttaatgtttgggtagtcaattaaatgaaaaggactaaattgtaataggtgtaaaagtttctagaatgattaaatagcttaagagtctaatgagaaaggatttaaaaggcaattagacccaaaatttattatggctggacggcaagggcatgaaatcagcaggaaaattgataaattaagggcaaaattggaatattacaaaattaactaaataaaactaggactaaataggaaatatctagatttctcttcaattctcttcaattccagcagctaaaaacaccataggagggttctataagctggtatttcataatttttgcaccaagtgagttaatccttgcctttatcttgtaatttttgtgtttctaagacttttacaactaggtcctactattaaattcattagtttttgatttcatggatgaaattgaaagtcaccatggttgagtgctataagtttatgatgaaatagaatgaaattaaagctttaatttgtttatgagatgattttattaggtaattttaatagaaattgatttttaggacctaattgtgaaaatgcttggaattaaagtatattgctgaaattatgattcctaaaggttttaaactagtttaaggtgatagaataaaatgttaattgagaaaaatcagctcaattgagaggctaattgagtagggacgaaattatcatttattaaaagtttaggggaaaaatggtaataaatagcttgcacaaaaacagtttggacagcagcagtagactaacttttgaaaaataaccataaattttagaaatcgaattagaagatgaaaaaaatatgtaattaaagtttattgagtctagtttctcatagaagaaatagtttAAGTAaaggatttgtaaattttgagatataatgaattttgtgagacaaggtcagaatgaattcgggttcccctgttctgcaattgaaaaatcatatttttaattttttagggggtcaaaattaaattttaattttttatagcctatatttttataattttaaaaggattaaatcaaatttttagcatttttagggggaacaaagtgtaattttacctttactaatttaaattttaaaatttttaaagggcttaaatgaacaatttttcattttagtaggGGTCGGGGCCCCTACCAGCCCC
This window of the Gossypium hirsutum isolate 1008001.06 chromosome A09, Gossypium_hirsutum_v2.1, whole genome shotgun sequence genome carries:
- the LOC107890074 gene encoding transcription factor ORG2, whose product is MCALAPFPTPNWPLLNPIGHQLNYIYENNETLDSVPQASFDPCVVKKLNHNASERHRRKKVNSLFSSLRSLLPLADQMKKVRIPATVSEAVKYIPELQEQVERLVHKKEELLLRIFQQGGIKRCRDGRCSSSATVSINRLSSDSEVVIQITLRKDRVQKIQLSEFLHILEEQQGLILLNATSFESFGAGMIFYNIHLQVHIYIYF